The Phyllopteryx taeniolatus isolate TA_2022b chromosome 11, UOR_Ptae_1.2, whole genome shotgun sequence genome includes the window GGaattatcaaataaaatgtggaattgtggaAATATATTTCCTAATAATGCAGTAATTGTATACgtttaatattttttgtgtaCATATTTTggagtgaaatattttatttttaatgatttataaaataattgtCTGAAAATAGTATAGCTATTTGATCATaagataatttaaataaaattaaatgtttacatattttatgtggtaataataaaataatttaaaaaaagtgtacaatatatttgataATACAATAATTGTACAGCTGTAATATTTTTCATGTGTACATTCTATTTTGTAATAATACAGTAACtgtaaaaaattttaaaatgtgtacattCTATTAGCTAACAATAcgaaaactgtgaaaaaaatatctacagtgtatactgtacatttaatttgATCATAAAGTAATTGAAAAGTAAAATCTAAATGTGTAAGTTCTATTTGATGATAATAACAATTTATACCAtagaatacaaataataaaaaaaaataataatttgacctAAAGAAAACCAACATATTAAAATAGTTAAAAAGAAGTTCAAAACGTATGCCATAAATCATAGTTTTCTACAtggtactttgtttttttttaaatgtatgtatttcttTGTGCTTAAAgggtatgtacagtatgataTCATTTCGTATTATCCTGTAATACTGTCACACGAGCTCCTTAAAAGCATGCAAGGAGACTCGTGTGTCCTTCAATTCTATAAGGGTTCCATCTGGAGGACGTCACGTGGCGCCGCAGAAGGTGAGCGTGCTGTTGTGGGGAGTGGCAGGCCTTGCTTCATGTCAGCATGGACcataaatcatcatcataatcgtTTGATCTCCACTCACTAACAATATTGCGGGTGTACCTAACGTTATGGCTAGTTCAGTACATGTAGTATACATTGACATGGAGTGACATGgagatgatattttttttttcctcacaagtTTATGTTTGTTGTACATGCAGCATGGGCGCAGGCGGTGGCCGCCCTGATGATCCTCggcctcctcatcctcatcggCGCCTTCATCCTCTCCTGCGTGGCTCTGTGCTGCTCGGTCAACGTCACGCTGCTGCCCTTCATCGGAATGATGCTTATTGTTGTCGGTaagaaacgcacacacacacacacaaaggagagcataaaaacatgaataactGAGTTGTGTATTCCCCGCATTATTGCGGTTCATCATTTGCACCCCTGCTCCGTCACAGTTTTTTAagcaatgtattattattattttttaacagtatACTTACTTACTATGATGCCCTAGCATAAAGGCCAGTTggcgatgcacttttcagcctaTAATTAAACGTCATAATGTTATGTTATAAGCACGCTTGCACAGAAGTTGCTGTCAGCCACGGCTCTCGCCAAGACACTCGCACACAGACTTGCCGACATCACATGCCGCCCCAACAGGCCACGCCTTTTAAAGGGAAACACATGTACCCAACACAGTCATATTAATATGAACAGTATTTTCGATACATGTTATGCTTGATTGTGTTCAACTACATTTACAATATGTCTAAAAGGTTTGTATTAATACGTTTAAATGCGTTGAAAGCAGGTGGTAGgggtaaaagtattttttttttaatttatgtggTCTCTTTATCGCCGATATTGACCTATTGTGAGTGGTTCTGGAATGTATACGCAACAATAAACGAGGGTTCAatgtattaaaattaaatgtattaaatgtatctccaaatgtttagattttcttttcaaatgataAATTACGAGttaaatagaaacaaaacaaaacaataataaagaaaaacatacatgcagtatatatttttttattatattaattttaaaaagtaagtgCTTTAAATTCGAAAGCTTCAGGGAtgctattttaaaatgtaatgacGACACTAGAGAAAACCGAATTTAATGACtagcaaataaaaatctgtattttgttgcaaaatgaaaaaaggaaatcatttaaaacagaCATTAGAAAACAGGTGTTTTATCTTTGGGCTTAATTtgtacaaatgtaaacaaaaaaatgtaatgattaGTAAATCTTGCTGtatcaaatgtttgtttaatcTGTATTTTGTAGCACAATTATCACAAATCTTTGTCTACCAGGCAGCATTATATTTGTTAGAActacattgaaatgaaaaaaaaaaaacataaaaaggaaTGTTATAGAAATTCAAACTTGTTTTGCGGTAtttggacaaaaatacaaacatttgttttgtcaatgtctttatgtctcaaaagtgttctgttgtcgtactagaacggctccaactaccggagacaaattccttgtgtgttttttggacatacttgtcaaataaagatgattccgattctgattctgaacactAATGACTGACAAACCATTACAGCATGGAAGCGAATACGTTCACTGTTCGTAAGGGtgcagttttttggggggaaggaaGAGTTAAGGATGGTGTTGTTAGTTTTTTGGGGCACATCACCTTAGGAACAGCACTTTACTGTAAAAAGTGCCCCTTCTGACACATTTCCACGCTGTGTGGTGTTACCGAAGGAACCAGGGCATTGTCTTTAGTGGACAGCAAAGCACTGCTGTTTTATACATGGACGTGAGGATTATTTACACGTGTATTTTCTCCTTTGTGAACGCTTTGCAAAAGGTTTCGATGAGTGTTCGGTCAAGTTGGGCTTTGCTGTGGGAGTGCTGTGGAACAAAAGGTCACACAGAGGAGTGAAAGAAGAGAGCAGTAAATGTTGACGCTTTCTGTAACTTGGTGGGAGGAATCCAGTCTCAAAGAAAAAGGGCTGAGCAACATGATAACGTATGAGgaagagagagcgagggagggCTTGGCCTCGGAGTAGGGTGTATCGCCATTGGTGGAATGTTTGCAAGAGCTTTCACCTCACATGGCGCcatgtgtattttttgtgtatggAGGAGGGGTGTAAAAGTAAGCCAAAAATCAGTGACAGTTGACATTTGAGCTCACATAAAgtaaaagaacaaataaaaacaaataaacaattatatgtacaataaaatgaaaaacaaatccatGACAGCttaaatcatttctttttatcCACGCCACACCAatagtttttcttcattttggggaggaaaaaaacaatgcagaCAAGTGCAATTTAATGATATGTAACAATTACTGCACAACTTTTTAGAAAAGTGTAACAATGAAAGTTTGTCATCATTTTAGGTAGTAAACAGTGCAGAAAAGTGCTACTTTTGTATATCAtcttaaatcttttctttttaagaaactGCAATACCAATAGTTTTTCTTATTATTAGGAAATGAATGATGCAGACAAGTGCAatttaccaaaataaaacaacttaatcatttatttttcgGAAAGTGCAACACAAAGAGTTTCTTTTTTCTGAGGAAAAACAATGCGGACAAGTACAGTTTAATAATATGTCAAATCttagatattttctttttccgAAATTGCAAGTCAGTTGTTTGTAACAGGAGGTGTCGGAGGATTATGACAAGGTTATTCTGGTGATGTTTCCATTGAAGCAGTTGCTTTACTTATCTGACTGGCAAGTTCATTAGTGATTTGCATGTCTGTTCTGGAAgggaacacaaaacaacaagtgTGTGTAGTTACCTCCTGCCAATTTAAAACTCCTTAGTTCCTCAAATgataatttttctgaatgtttTTCCCACATCAAAACCCCGGCATTCATTGGTGTCACGCCTTTTCCTCGGAATTATGAACGCAGATGTGATTGCTTAACAGTGACTCACCGCCGAGTTGCTGATGTCGAGTATTTTGGTACAAAAGTGTCTCACACTGGTGCGACAGTATTTTCCTCAGACTCTTGTTAGCACCGCGGTCATATGTCCTCGACCAACACTtgtcacaaataaataaatcaatttgagATCATGGAAGTgttgagaaaacatttttttaagatCGGTGAACAgtggttagcctcacagtttggACGCTGAGGATTTGAATCTTGGCACGggtcataggtgtgaatgcgagtgtgaatggatgtttcTCTATTCAGTTTGTGCCCGACGATTGGCCGGCGGCCATTCTAgagtgtcccccgcctctcccatAAAGTCAGCTATGATAGACTCCACAACACCCGATAGCGACCCCAATTATGGGGGCTATtggaaatggattgatggatttaATGTAATTGTTAATATATAAATAAGGCAGGCGACACGGTgaactactggttagcacatctgcctcacagttctgtacAAGCGCCGAAGTTAGTGTCGCATAAATGCTGCTCTTCACAAAAAGCTAATTATATCCATATTCTGAGACGCaaccaaaacatttaaaacgtaCATATGCTTCACTGCACTTAACTAAAGAAGAAAAAGGGTAGGatctagtattttttttcctgctgaaAGAAGAGAGTTCATACTTTAATTTGGTATATTTCGTATGTGTATAATCATAGAACACAGTATTCTGTAAGCCTTGAAAGATCGGTCAAAATCCTCAAAAACGGCTGGCACTCAGGAGGCTGTCTTTTCTGAAAACGGCTGACATTTTTGAGCACACTTACAAGTTCAGCAGAGGATCAAATAATAATTTCTCCCACTGTATATTGCTAGCGTAAGATAATAAAGGTCTTGCCAAACAATACTGTAGACACCCTGTAAATAGCTGACTGTTTGCACAAATACTACAAGGAATGTTCAATTTCCTGTGTGCAGTGGTGCTGCAGGTGATCGCCCTTATCATCTACCCGGTCAAGTTCAACGAGCAGATCTTCGAGGGCCACTACTACTACACGTGGGCCTACGGCTTCGCCTGGGGCGCCACCCTGCTGTGCATCGGCTGCGCTGTGCTCTTCTGCTGCCTGCCGCGCTATGAGGACGAGCTTACCGGCCTGGCCAAGACTAAGTACCTCTACACGTCTGCCTAAAGCCCCTCCTACcccgaccaccaccaccagcagcaTGTCCTCCTCCATTTTGGAACACTTCCACCCCAATTCAAGATGGAGGTCGCATCAGAATCGCCAATTCAAGGTGGAGGTTCCATCAGCATCGTCCGTAGTAACCTTTTTATCCCTCACAGCTTCTACATACAAAACATCACCAAAGTGCCTACGCGTCATGGCGAATGATCATAGCGATTGTTCCGGAGTGTTTGATCTGGAACAATTGATATGGAGCAATTTTTCCTGATTGATCCAGAGCTTTTTTCTGAAGACCTTGATCTGGAGTATTATATCCAAGGGGATTTAATCCAGAGCAATTGATCCGGAGCAATTGAGCCAGCCCACCATGAAATTCTAACCATAAACGGAATAAAAAATGctcattatttctattttgcgATTGATCCAGATGGTTTGATCCAGACAGTTTGAGCCCAAACGTTTGCTCCTGAGCCAAAGCAGCGAATGTTGCGTATCGAATGATGCAGACCATTTGATCCGGAACGTTTCATCCGAAGTGTTTGATCTGGAGCAACTGATCCAGCCCACCATACAATTCTAAAACTAATGGGATCaaaaatgcaaactttttttaatttggcgTTTGTTCTGAAGCATTTGTTCCAGAACAAATTATCTACAGCCTTTGGTCTGGACCGACTGATCCGTTGAGATTGATTCGCAGCAAATGTTCCAGACCAAATGATCCGGCGCGATTGTTTTTGGAGCGATCAAGTAATCTGCAGCAAATGATTTGGAGTTTGTTCGGTTTGTATGGCTCCTAATAGGTTCCCCACTGGGAATTTCACACATTGTAATTGTCACTTGCT containing:
- the perp gene encoding p53 apoptosis effector related to PMP-22 — translated: MFRCGIAYPRCRWIVPLLLLFAIIFDIIAIAATSGWVTDEEGKTHYASMWEQYHGRNDQWEGKSLMEFSWAQAVAALMILGLLILIGAFILSCVALCCSVNVTLLPFIGMMLIVVVVLQVIALIIYPVKFNEQIFEGHYYYTWAYGFAWGATLLCIGCAVLFCCLPRYEDELTGLAKTKYLYTSA